The Oncorhynchus nerka isolate Pitt River linkage group LG12, Oner_Uvic_2.0, whole genome shotgun sequence genome includes a region encoding these proteins:
- the LOC115122337 gene encoding LOW QUALITY PROTEIN: zinc finger protein 219-like (The sequence of the model RefSeq protein was modified relative to this genomic sequence to represent the inferred CDS: inserted 1 base in 1 codon): MDSPPECVLALSCEPPQSPPTLPSLDHSPLASLHSCSQLSPLHSLLDLPVPLSPTALSHTPTSDTPDTTPYSPLSPFPLNHHNEEEDEERLSVPLSPTPAIALFPGGLREVCSPSLESSPPATPTSSAPLSGFGALELALSSGQPGATCSDELDLQLFHKDGGXLSGSIPGVVGVSGGVAGLKFPCLVCGKKFRFQSILSLHARAHSLDRDRRASALYRTGTASGSIIGTGSKTQLKTHQNDKDVGQNHYIHRQSPPLSRSLTQGHRGEDRDREALEEALQMDHQILQQFLMDDSTQLTPLLTEEVPLSLSLTSPYSSCGLGGVGPTILEKATAVTAAAPAFRCHACKGKFRTASELSRHVRILHNPYKCTLCPFSASQEERLAAHLQDCHPSLSSLSLSPPVDLPTLPPYTPRHIPIVTTTTIIATPIPDAPLPTPTITPTTAPAPGASPLPAFCCETCGQRFTQSWFLKGHMRKHKDSLDHKCQVCGRGFKEPWFLKNHMKVHLNKLGLKAGLVGQVAPGAGAEQGGPKGSVTNQGLNALYSSLLLARGGGGGGGGRGGRGRGDRDGAGVSSKSAILGYLGLPSDGGASCMERLQAVAQVAEMGNGNGGGGGRETTNGGDQIAMWQFVARSLVAAQQAQQQQHRATSRSTVVGESEQVRAYLGGLDPREEPSSSGAPWECPDCGKLFRSLQQVVAHARVHVQRPQKSHGHPPRHPGGGEEDGGGSRVAEGRGGGRGSSTERRQESKLQSGSQHQHQQAVVGGFHSVMSQFQGENGLSGSSSGSSVSSRERVRGTGVKDCPYCSKAFRSSHHLKVHLRVHTGERPYKCPHCDYAGTQSGSLKYHLQRHHREQRNTMGASSSTASSPGLTTASLGRGGAPQGEGREGMAKQRRPQSLNHSSATRGPEETPSSRHNQHQPWILGLPEQRDREHAKAMAGLREADLESQYRYLSGVMGALYQGGMEGGWTGESPTSTPTPTPPKAPKVSRRKPLTTSRMVPANGRERKGGGSAPRGSQEGGLLSQPLDLSRRPSPGLGGLEEDGVPGGGGGAGDTLNQCLFCPFRTSSAELMAMHLQVNHTSKSRRKRRAPIPTALGDHGPQRPPQPRADPNPLALWRYLSEAEDRAPLEEWASSRMERGRGTENGLTPEEGDLEGRYDHHHPEASNRASTTIRTKQSGLAGSRKLDEEEEEEEEEEEEDLEGESISPGDSPREHGMRMSLTMSPSLGSDRLTRGEEGVMGD; this comes from the exons ATGGATTCTCCTCCTGAGTGTGTGTTGGCTCTGTCCTGTGAGCCGCCCCAGTCACCCCCTACACTACCATCTCTGGACCACAGTCCCCTGGCCTCCCTTCACTCTTGCTCCCAACTCTCCCCTTTACACAGCCTCCTGGACCTGCCTGTCCCCCTCAGTCCCACAGCCCTGTCCCACACCCCGACCTCCGACACCCCAGACACCACCCCctactcccccctctcccccttccccctcaatCACCACAATGAagaagaggatgaagagaggCTGTCAGTCCCTCTGTCCCCCACCCCAGCCATTGCTCTCTTCCCAGGGGGTCTTCGGGAGGTGTGTAGCCCCTCTCTGGAGAGCTCTCCTCCGGCCACTCCGACATCGTCAGCCCCTCTCTCAGGGTTCGGGGCCCTGGAGCTGGCTCTGTCCTCCGGGCAGCCAGGTGCCACCTGTAGTGATGAGCTGGACCTCCAGCTCTTCCATAAGGACGGGG GTCTGTCAGGATCGATTCCTggggtggtgggtgtttctgggGGTGTGGCCGGGCTCAAGTTCCCCTGCTTGGTGTGTGGGAAGAAGTTCCGCTTTCAGAGTATCCTGTCGCTCCACGCCCGCGCTCACAGTCTAGACAGGGACCGCCGCGCCTCAGCTCTGTACCGGACCGGTACCGCGTCCGGTAGCATCATTGGGACGGGATCCAAGACACAGCTCAAGACCCACCAGAACGACAAGGATGTTGGGCAGAACCACTACATCCACCGCCAGAGCCCCCCGCTGTCTAGATCTCTCACCCAGGGCCatagaggggaggacagggacagggaagCCCTAGAGGAGGCTCTCCAGATGGATCACCAGATCCTCCAGCAGTTCCTGATGGACGACAGCACACAGCTGACCCCTCTGCTGACCGAGGaggtgcccctctctctctccctcacctctccctacTCCTCCTGCGGCCTGGGTGGTGTGGGTCCCACCATCTTGGAAAAAGCTACCGCCGTCACAGCGGCAGCGCCCGCGTTCCGCTGCCATGCCTGCAAAGGTAAATTCCGCACCGCCTCGGAGCTGTCTCGCCACGTCCGGATCCTCCACAACCCATACAAGTGCACCCTGTGTCCCTTCTCTGCCAGCCAGGAAGAGCGCCTGGCCGCACACCTCCAGGACTGCcacccctccctgtcctccctgtccctctccccacctGTGGACCTCCCCACCCTGCCCCCCTACACCCCCAGACACATCCCTATTgtaaccaccactaccatcatcgcCACCCCCATTCCAGACGCACCCCTGCCCACCCCCACTATCACCCCAACCACAGCCCCGGCCCCAGGGGCATCCCCTCTGCCTGCCTTCTGCTGTGAGACATGCGGCCAGCGCTTTACCCAGTCCTGGTTCCTGAAGGGCCACATGAGGAAGCACAAGGACTCTCTGGACCACAAGTGTCAGGTGTGCGGCCGTGGCTTCAAGGAGCCCTGGTTCCTCAAGAACCACATGAAG GTGCACCTCAACAAGTTGGGCCTGAAGGCCGGTCTGGTGGGGCAAGTGGCCCCTGGCGCCGGGGCTGAACAAGGAGGGCCCAAAGGCTCAGTCACCAACCAGGGCCTCAACGCTCTCTACTCCAGCCTCCTGCTGGCtcgtggtgggggtggtggtggaggggggagAGGCGGACGAGGAAGGGGCGACAGGGACGGCGCCGGAGTCTCTAGTAAATCTGCCATCTTAGGCTACCTGGGGTTGCCTAGCGACGGCGGCGCCAGCTGCATGGAACGACtccaggcagtggctcaggttgCGGAGATGGGGAACGGTaacgggggaggaggaggaagagagacaacaAATGGAGGAGACCAGATAGCCATGTGGCAGTTTGTAGCTCGTAGCCTGGTAGCAGCTCAACaggcccagcagcagcagcaccgagCCACATCCAGGAGCACCGTGGTGGGGGAATCTGAGCAAGTCAGGGCCTACCTTGGAGGTCTGGATCCCCGGGAGGAGCCGTCGTCTTCCGGAGCCCCATGGGAGTGCCCCGACTGTGGGAAGCTGTTCCGGAGCCTGCAGCAGGTGGTGGCGCACGCCCGCGTCCACGTCCAGCGGCCCCAGAAGAGCCACGGTCACCCCCCGCGCCACcccgggggaggagaggaggatggaggggggagCCGGGTTGCAGAAGgacgaggaggagggagaggaagtagTACTGAAAGAAGACAGGAGTCCAAACTTCAAAGCGGATCTCAGCATCAGCATCAACAAGCAGTAGTCGGAGGGTTCCACTCAGTGATGTCACAGTTCCAAG gagagAATGGTCTGTCTGGCTCTTCGTCAGGCTCTTCGGTGAGCTCTAGGGAGCGTGTGCGAGGCACGGGGGTGAAAGACTGCCCCTATTGCAGTAAAGCTTTCCGCTCTTCCCATCACCTTAAAGTGCATCTGAGAGTTCACACAG GGGAGAGACCGTATAAATGTCCCCACTGTGACTACGCTGGCACCCAGTCAGGCTCTCTAAAGTACCACCTCCAGAGGCAccacagagaacagaggaacaCCATGGGAGCCTCTTCATCCACCGCCTCCTCACCAGGCCTCACCACCGCCTCCCTGGGCAGAGGAGGAGCTccacagggggaggggagggaggggatggccaAGCAGCGCCGGCCCCAGAGCCTCAACCACAGCTCGGCCACCAGAGGCCCAGAGGAGACTCCTTCCTCCAGGCACAATCAGCACCAGCCCTGGATACTGGGCCTCCCcgagcagagagacagggaacacgCGAAGGCCATGGCGGGACTGAGAGAGGCAGATCTGGAGAGCCAGTACCGGTATCTGTCCGGGGTGATGGGGGCTTTGTaccagggagggatggagggagggtggacggGGGAGTCAccaacctccacccccaccccaaccccaccaaagGCGCCCAAAGTGTCCCGCCGCAAACCGCTCACCACCAGCCGTATGGTGCCAGCTAATGGGAGGGAGCGGAAGGGAGGGGGGTCAGCTCCTCGGGGTTCCCAGGAGGGAGGGTTGTTGTCCCAGCCCCTGGACCTCTCCCGCCGCCCCTCCCCTGGGCTCGGAGGTCTGGAGGAGGATGGAGtaccaggaggaggtggaggagcagGGGATACCCTCAACCAGTGCCTGTTCTGTCCCTTCCGCACCTCCTCGGCCGAGCTCATGGCCATGCACCTCCAGGTCAACCACACCAGCAAGTCCAGGCGTAAGAGGAGGGCCCCCATCCCCACCGCCCTGGGTGACCACGGGCCTCAGAGGCCTCCCCAACCCCGGGCCGACCCCAACCCCCTGGCCCTGTGGAG GTATCTGAGCGAGGCTGAAGACCGGGCCCCCCTGGAAGAGTGGGCCTCATccaggatggagagggggagggggacggAGAACGGCCTCACACCAGAGGAAGGGGACCTCGAGGGTCGCTACGACCACCACCACCCCGAGGCTTCTAACCGGGCCTCCACCACAATCAGGACAAAACAGAGTGGCCTCGCCGGTAGTAGGAAgttggatgaggaagaggaggaagaagaggaggaagaagaagaggatttGGAAGGGGAGAGCATTAGTCCTGGGGATTCTCCTAGAGAGCATGGGATGAGGATGTCTCTCACCATGTCACCTTCCCTCGGCTCTGACCGTCTAaccagaggggaggaaggagtgatgggggactaa